Proteins co-encoded in one Nicotiana sylvestris chromosome 7, ASM39365v2, whole genome shotgun sequence genomic window:
- the LOC138873805 gene encoding uncharacterized protein: MSVEKVPEGKCIPNPKINATSVMVAYEMLKNGFVPGKGLGSALQGITQPVSLPENLGTFGLGFKPTAAGIKIARKLKQRTWVLPKPVPRLSRSFVKSGTRSRPVTTIPSSVINPDKELIERFEKLFDSVNMVEIGEAHLRGYCSKMRGARGKDELSMAYVSQSLSGIALEWYTCQDSSMWYTWDDLAQAFAWHFYYNIDIVPDRLSLAKVEKKPSESFRKYGFRWREQAARVNPPMEEDEMVEYFLQTMEPTYLGHLISAIDKPFNDVVKMGEIVEEGLKSSKIMSYSALKATTQAIKKKHDDVAMAVLGSPHSQRETGNRGEQRQRNSFTPIGESYTSLFEKLKQSGLIEPLLGHTPHPYAKAFDPTVRFMYHSNVQGYSIEDCRALKREIERMIQEGIIVHDNDTQNITQNPLPAHDDARFVGMMRDDREYQNPLGNLLTEVNDI; this comes from the exons atgtcagtcgagaaagttccagaagggaagtgtatcccGAATCCGAAGATAAACgccacatcagtcatggtagcatatgaaatgttgaagaatggttttgtaccaggaaagggtttgggatcagcaTTGCAAGGCATCACACaacccgtgtctcttcctgaaaacttgggaacatttggtctgggattcaagcccacagccgcaggCATAAAAatagccaggaaattgaaacagaggacatgggtccttccaaagccggtcccacgtctttccagatcatttgtcaagtccggtacaaggagtcgcccagtgacaacaattcccagttctgtgataAATCCTGAtaaggagttgattgaaagatttgagaagttgttcgatagtgtgaacatggtggagattggagaag ctcatctgagaggttattgcagtaaaatgagaggcgccAGGGGAAAAGACGAATTATCGATGGCGTACGTCAGCCAGAGTCTGAGTGGAATAGCTCTAGAATGGTACACCTGCCAGGATTCCAGCatgtggtacacatgggacgatttggctcaGGCCTTTGCTTGGCATTTTTATTACAACATAGACATTGTCCCGGATCGCCTGTCCCTGGCCAAGGTAGAAAAGAAGCCCAGTGAAAGTTTTAGAaaatatggtttccgatggagggagcaagctgcacgggtcaatcctccgatggaagaaGATGAGATGGTTGAATACTTTCTTCAAACCATGGAGCCTACTTACTTAGGCCATTTGATCTCAGCCATTGataagcctttcaatgatgtggtaaagatgggagaaaTTGTGGAAGAGGGACTGAAGTCaagtaaaatcatgagttattctgccttaaaagccacaacacaagcaattaAGAAGAAacatgatgatgttgccatggcTGTATTAGGATCGCCACATAGCCAACGG GAAACGGGGAAtagaggggaacaaaggcaaagaaatagttttacgccaatcggagaatcctacacaagcttgtttgaaaagttaaaacagtctggcctgattgagccgctccttggccaTACTCCACACCCATATGCAAAAgcttttgatcctactgtacggttcatgtaccactctaatgtccaagggtatagcattgaagattgtcgtgctttgaaaagggagatagaaagaatgatccaagaagggataattgtccatgacaatgacacccagaacatTACGcaaaatcctttacctgcacatgatgatgcacgctttgtggggatgatgcgtgaTGATAGGGAGTAtcagaatcctcttgggaacttgctgactgaagttaatgatatttaa